A region of Vibrio tubiashii ATCC 19109 DNA encodes the following proteins:
- the secF gene encoding protein translocase subunit SecF, translating to MVEFFKQHIRRVRYITNFVSFALMVISLVALGMNGLNMGLDFTGGMVTEVKVDNNVTHEQLVDALQPELGQFTNVTHSDQDGRWVIRYPIPEQGEQSADLVKTLSPISHQVDVISNSMVGSQVGQDLVDQGGLALMISMMCILGYLCFRFEWRLASGSLLALVHDVVLVLGFFAATQMEFNLTVFAAILAILGYSLNDSIIIADRIRELLIAKQSLPTEEINDQAVMATFSRTMVTSGTTLMTVSALWIMGGSALQGFAIAMFIGILSGTWSSISMGTVLPEWLKLEPKHYLPVEIDNAP from the coding sequence ATGGTTGAATTTTTTAAACAGCATATTCGTCGAGTTCGCTACATTACCAACTTTGTATCGTTCGCGTTAATGGTCATCTCACTTGTTGCGTTGGGGATGAATGGCTTAAACATGGGGCTCGACTTTACTGGCGGTATGGTCACTGAAGTCAAAGTCGACAACAATGTTACCCATGAACAACTTGTTGATGCCCTGCAACCAGAACTAGGTCAGTTCACTAATGTGACTCACTCAGATCAAGATGGTCGATGGGTAATTCGCTATCCAATTCCTGAGCAAGGCGAACAGTCAGCGGACCTAGTTAAAACACTCTCGCCGATTTCTCACCAAGTGGATGTGATCAGCAATAGCATGGTCGGCTCTCAAGTAGGGCAAGACTTAGTCGACCAAGGCGGTTTAGCGCTTATGATCTCTATGATGTGTATTTTAGGTTATCTGTGTTTCCGCTTTGAGTGGCGATTGGCAAGCGGCTCTTTGTTAGCATTGGTCCACGATGTGGTGCTTGTGTTGGGTTTTTTCGCTGCAACACAGATGGAGTTTAACTTGACCGTGTTTGCTGCGATACTGGCGATTCTTGGTTACTCGCTTAATGACTCGATAATCATTGCCGACCGAATTCGTGAGTTGTTGATCGCGAAACAGTCATTGCCAACCGAAGAGATTAACGACCAAGCCGTTATGGCGACCTTCTCGCGAACTATGGTGACTTCGGGTACCACGTTAATGACAGTATCGGCATTGTGGATTATGGGCGGCAGCGCGCTACAAGGTTTCGCTATTGCGATGTTCATCGGTATTCTGTCAGGAACCTGGTCTTCGATCTCCATGGGTACGGTGCTGCCAGAATGGCTAAAACTTGAGCCCAAACACTACCTTCCTGTCGAGATTGACAACGCGCCATAA